A genomic segment from Nicotiana tabacum cultivar K326 chromosome 9, ASM71507v2, whole genome shotgun sequence encodes:
- the LOC107828308 gene encoding LOW QUALITY PROTEIN: subtilisin-like protease SBT2.4 (The sequence of the model RefSeq protein was modified relative to this genomic sequence to represent the inferred CDS: deleted 1 base in 1 codon), producing the protein MIENLKNAPRVKLVEEDRRVKLMTTYTPQFLGIPAVWTQEGGDRNIGEGIVIGFVDSGINPDHPSFAYDPTTTTNYTPQHFSGACEEGPLFPETSCNGKIVSARFFSAGAQANAILNASVDILSPFDAVGHGSHVASIAAGNFGVPVVVNGLYYGRAAGMAPRARIAVYKAIYPSIGTLSDVLAAIDQAVLDGVDILTLSVGPDEPPEGTLTFLSLFEIFMLAAHKAGTFVVQAAGNQGPSPYSVISYSPWAVGVAACDIDRTYPATLILGNGLKIGGVGLSGPTFGGGLIQYKLVLAKDAVKTNSTFSRIFNADECQYPEAFDPLVVEDSVVICTFSAGFYNGNSSLMGIIHTANLIGFKAFVFVANPTYGDFIAEPIPFATPGIMIPKTTDTQNILQYYERETVRDKNGFVVRYGGRAAISEGRIASYKGRVPIVSRFSSRGPDYIDQSKNPTDVLKPDILAPGHQIWAAWSPMSVLNPILSGHNFALMSGTSMATPHIAGIAALIKQYNPSWTPSMVASAMSTTATTYDNLGDPIMAHGFDLYTLYTSAPFGFGAGLVNPSRALHPGLIFSAGYEDYISFLCSLPNIDSAIVKSATGGVCGELFENPSDLNLPSITITSLNGSRLVRRTVMNVGSKAETYVSAVLPPKGVMVDIQPSWFKIAPQGTQHLHITLNVTQPLDDFTFGQIVLTGSLHHLVKMPLSIFPKRQ; encoded by the exons ATG ATTGAAAACCTGAAGAATGCTCCAAGAGTGAAGTTGGTGGAGGAAGACAGGAGGGTTAAACTGATGACTACTTACACTCCGCAGTTTCTGGGGATACCGGCGGTATGGACGCAAGAAGGAGGAGATAGAAACATCGGGGAAGGAATTGTGATCGGCTTTGTTGATTCTGGCATTAACCCAGACCACCCCAGCTTTGCTTATGATCCCACAACTACTACTAATTATACTCCTCAACATTTTTCTGGAGCATGTGAGGAAGGTCCATTATTTCCTGAAACTTCCTGCAATGGTAAGATAGTATCTGCTAGGTTTTTCTCAGCTGGAGCTCAAGCTAATGCTATTCTTAATGCCTCTGTGGATATTCTCTCACCCTTTGATGCTGTTGGACATGGCAG TCATGTAGCTTCAATTGCAGCTGGAAATTTTGGAGTTCCGGTGGTAGTGAATGGCTTGTACTACGGACGAGCAGCTGGAATGGCGCCGCGGGCAAG GATTGCAGTTTATAAAGCTATTTATCCAAGCATAGGAACTCTTTCAGATGTATTAGCGGCAATTGATCAA GCAGTATTAGATGGGGTTGATATCTTGACTCTGTCAGTAGGACCAGATGAACCACCAGAAGGCACACTGACTTTCTTGAGCCTGTTTGAGATATTCATGTTAGCTGCACACAAGGCTGGAACGTTTGTTGTTCAAGCAGCTGGGAACCAGGGTCCTTCTCCTTACTCTGTT ATCTCTTATAGTCCATGGGCTGTAGGTGTTGCTGCTTGTGACATTGATAGAACCTATCCTGCCACTCTTATTCTTGGTAACGGTCTCAAAATTGGGGGTGTAGGATTATCAG GACCGACATTTGGAGGTGGATTGATTCAGTATAAGCTGGTTTTGGCTAAGGATGCGGTAAAAACAAATAGCACATTTTCAAGAATTTTCAATGCGGATGAATGCCAATACCCAGAGGCATTTGACCCTCTTGTTGTGGAAGACAGTGTTGTGATTTGCACATTTTCAGCTGGTTTCTATAATGGGAATTCCAGTCTTATGGGCATCATACATACTGCCAACCTTATTGGATTCAAAGCGTTTGTTTTTGTTGCAAATCCAACTTATGGAGATTTCATAGCGGAGCCTATTCCTTTTGCTACTCCTGGCATTATGATACCAAAAACTACTGATACCCAG AATATATTGCAGTACTATGAAAGAGAAACTGTAAGGGACAAGAATGGTTTTGTGGTAAGATATGGTGGTAGAGCAGCCATAAGTGAAGGAAGAATTGCTTCTTACAAGGGTAGAGTTCCTATAGTTAGTAGATTTTCGTCAAGGGGTCCTGATTACATTGATCAAAGTAAAAATCCTACTGATGTACTTAAGCCTGATATTTTGGCTCCTGGACACCAAATTTGGGCAGCTTGGAGTCCCATGAGTGTTTTAAATCCCATTCTGTCTG GACATAATTTTGCCCTAATGTCTGGTACAAGCATGGCAACACCTCATATTGCTGGAATAGCTGCACTAATAAAGCAATATAATCCATCATGGACACCATCAATGGTAGCTTCAGCAATGTCAACCACAGCCACCACTTATGACAATCTTGGGGACCCCATTATGGCTCATGGATTTGATCTCTACACCTTATACACTTCTGCTCCTTTTGGTTTTGGTGCTGGCCTTGTCAATCCCTCTCGTGCTCTCCATCCCGGTCTCATCTTTTCAGCAG GGTACGAGGATTACATCAGTTTCCTGTGTTCTTTACCAAATATTGATAGTGCAATAGTGAAAAGTGCAACAGGAGGAGTTTGTGGTGAGTTATTTGAGAATCCATCGGACCTAAATTTGCCTTCGATTACAATAACATCCCTTAATGGATCGCGACTAGTACGTCGGACAGTCATGAATGTTGGAAGCAAAGCAGAGACGTATGTTAGTGCAGTGTTGCCACCAAAAGGAGTGATGGTTGATATACAACCATCTTGGTTTAAAATAGCTCCACAAGGAACCCAACATTTGCACATTACACTCAATGTCACCCAGCCTCTTGATGACTTTACTTTTGGTCAAATTGTTTTAACGGGATCTTTACATCACCTCGTCAAGATGCCACTATCAATTTTCCCCAAGAGGCAATGA